Proteins encoded together in one Desulfosporosinus meridiei DSM 13257 window:
- a CDS encoding FMN-binding protein has product MLNEKLLEVLSHPTDGAISIVTNGDDGPHLVNTWNSYVVVTPEDKLLIPAYGYNKTEKNLSVHNEVTLSIASKEIQGYKAKGTGFILKGTTRFLKSGEDFEGMKEKFSWVRAVLEITVSSAKQML; this is encoded by the coding sequence ATGCTTAATGAAAAATTATTGGAGGTACTTTCTCATCCCACAGACGGAGCCATCTCTATCGTGACCAACGGTGACGACGGTCCGCATTTAGTAAATACCTGGAATAGCTATGTTGTGGTTACTCCTGAGGATAAACTATTAATTCCAGCTTACGGATATAACAAAACGGAAAAGAATCTAAGCGTTCATAACGAGGTTACTCTTTCCATTGCCAGCAAGGAAATCCAGGGTTACAAGGCTAAGGGTACAGGCTTTATCCTGAAAGGAACTACCCGTTTTCTAAAATCAGGTGAAGACTTTGAGGGTATGAAAGAAAAATTCTCTTGGGTTCGAGCAGTATTAGAGATAACTGTGTCATCTGCGAAACAAATGCTGTAA
- a CDS encoding PadR family transcriptional regulator, which produces MSYSGGPMTEAMYYILLALMNPNHGYQLMAAIEQVSNGRIKMGPGTLYGVLTRLQKDNLIEILSDDGRRKTYAIKEEGRAALKADYERLKDMIRDGRLLEEG; this is translated from the coding sequence GTGTCCTATTCAGGGGGTCCGATGACGGAGGCAATGTATTATATACTCTTAGCCTTAATGAATCCTAATCATGGCTATCAGCTAATGGCAGCCATTGAACAAGTATCCAATGGGCGGATAAAAATGGGGCCGGGAACGTTGTATGGCGTTCTCACAAGACTGCAGAAAGATAATCTCATTGAAATCTTAAGTGATGACGGCAGAAGGAAGACCTACGCTATTAAGGAAGAAGGCCGGGCTGCCCTCAAAGCAGACTATGAAAGGTTAAAAGACATGATTCGGGATGGAAGGCTATTGGAAGAGGGGTGA
- a CDS encoding type II toxin-antitoxin system HicB family antitoxin yields MRLIYPACFYPSEDGYTVVFPDLPGCVTEGDTLPEAMDMAIDAASGWLLGEVEENKQLPKATNIKNVIPNEYENGFVSLIGVDLDEYSQKHGHKAVKKTLTIPAWLNTIAEENNVNFSQVLQSALKDQLGIS; encoded by the coding sequence ATGAGACTTATTTATCCTGCTTGCTTTTACCCAAGCGAAGATGGTTATACTGTGGTCTTTCCTGATTTACCAGGATGCGTAACCGAAGGCGATACTTTACCTGAAGCTATGGATATGGCTATCGACGCAGCTTCTGGTTGGCTGTTAGGCGAAGTTGAGGAAAATAAGCAATTGCCTAAAGCTACAAATATTAAAAATGTAATCCCTAACGAGTATGAGAATGGTTTCGTTAGTCTCATTGGTGTTGACTTAGACGAATACTCCCAAAAGCACGGACATAAAGCTGTAAAGAAAACCCTTACAATCCCCGCTTGGTTAAACACTATTGCTGAGGAGAATAATGTAAACTTCTCTCAGGTTCTGCAAAGCGCCCTCAAAGATCAGCTGGGTATTTCGTAA
- a CDS encoding MBL fold metallo-hydrolase, whose translation MCQEIRPNLFRIEIPLPKNPLKALNSYVIKGPERNLIIDTGMNREECLKAMQAGLIELSVNLNVTDFFITHLHADHLGLVSNLASSTSKIYFNGPDAELIKFPSWEEEKHYAKIFGFPEDELEAAIAMHPGFKYGNTKKVDFEILKQDDVLSIGDYSFKCIETPGHSPGHMCLYDSSKKILVSGDHILSNITPNISLWGDDWDPLGVYLESLDKVSILDVELVLPGHRGIITSCRERIQELKLHHQERVNEILAILSRGDLNGYQVAAQMTWDMTYESWEMFPVTQKWFATGEAIAHLKYLEGMGKVRRETQRGKVIYALAK comes from the coding sequence ATGTGTCAAGAAATACGACCCAATTTGTTTAGAATAGAAATTCCACTGCCGAAAAATCCACTTAAGGCTCTAAATTCCTATGTGATCAAGGGGCCGGAACGTAATCTCATTATCGATACAGGGATGAACCGGGAAGAATGTCTTAAGGCAATGCAGGCTGGCTTAATTGAGCTGTCAGTGAATCTGAATGTCACTGACTTCTTTATTACCCACCTTCATGCAGATCATTTAGGTCTTGTGTCCAACTTGGCCTCTTCTACATCAAAAATATACTTTAACGGGCCCGATGCCGAGTTGATAAAATTCCCATCTTGGGAAGAAGAGAAACACTACGCTAAGATATTCGGGTTTCCCGAAGATGAACTTGAAGCGGCCATTGCAATGCATCCTGGTTTTAAATACGGCAATACCAAAAAGGTAGACTTTGAAATCCTTAAGCAGGATGACGTTTTGAGCATCGGTGACTACAGCTTTAAGTGTATTGAGACTCCGGGACATTCTCCCGGACACATGTGCCTCTACGACTCAAGTAAAAAAATTCTTGTGTCAGGGGACCATATTCTTAGCAACATAACCCCAAACATTTCCCTTTGGGGCGATGATTGGGATCCTTTAGGTGTTTATCTAGAAAGTTTAGACAAAGTGAGTATCCTCGACGTGGAACTTGTTTTACCAGGTCACAGAGGGATCATTACCTCCTGCAGGGAAAGAATTCAGGAACTTAAGCTGCACCATCAGGAACGGGTGAATGAGATTCTTGCTATATTAAGCAGAGGGGATTTGAATGGTTACCAAGTCGCTGCTCAGATGACTTGGGATATGACATATGAGTCATGGGAGATGTTTCCGGTTACGCAGAAATGGTTTGCAACAGGGGAAGCGATTGCTCATCTCAAATATTTGGAAGGTATGGGCAAGGTCAGAAGAGAGACTCAGCGGGGGAAAGTAATTTATGCCTTGGCAAAATAA
- a CDS encoding PLP-dependent aminotransferase family protein, whose product MFILDGQGRQPLHNKIYNQIKNQILTGELPPTTKLPSIKNLSSELSVSRNTVEYAYQQLYAEGYIHSKPRSGYFVSAIDPEFRPAPLPQVGTSLKESSEDEKSFAFDFHPARLSPGSFPVNLWRKLYIDCLKDDQNHLASDGNQQGDFDLRCEIQRYLSRSRGVSCDPEQIVICSGLQDSLSILAPILKEDHSKLAVEDPGYFVPKAVFRNHSFSIATVSVNSDGLDLECLQNTKSTVVYVTPSHQFPLGYVMPVTKRLKLIDWAESVGGVIIEDDYDSELRYFGKPIPALQGLHPLGNIVYVGTFSKVLSPALRISYMVLPHRLLTVYRRLFSEYFTNVSLLEQRTLQKFMELGYWERHLRKMRTVYKEKHDALLQSIHRHFGTQVKIIGQGAGLHVVIELVDNPLSEEELIKRAVESEVRLFPLSRTFLHKNGNRSQIMIGFGGMSIEEIDRGIELLYRTWLQEVP is encoded by the coding sequence ATGTTTATATTGGACGGTCAGGGTCGTCAGCCGTTGCATAATAAAATTTATAACCAAATTAAAAATCAAATATTAACAGGGGAATTGCCCCCAACTACCAAGCTTCCATCTATTAAAAACTTATCTAGTGAATTATCGGTAAGTCGTAATACTGTGGAGTATGCCTATCAACAGTTATATGCAGAAGGGTATATACACAGCAAGCCAAGAAGCGGATACTTTGTTTCAGCAATAGACCCTGAATTCCGCCCGGCGCCTCTCCCTCAAGTAGGCACGTCGCTGAAAGAAAGCTCTGAAGACGAAAAATCATTTGCCTTTGATTTTCATCCGGCTCGTCTTTCTCCAGGCAGTTTCCCTGTTAACCTGTGGCGTAAACTTTATATTGATTGTTTAAAGGACGATCAAAATCACCTTGCTTCCGATGGGAATCAGCAAGGTGATTTTGATTTGCGTTGCGAGATTCAAAGATATCTGTCGCGCTCTCGTGGTGTTTCTTGTGATCCTGAACAAATCGTTATTTGCTCGGGACTTCAAGATAGTCTTTCTATCTTAGCGCCCATATTGAAAGAAGATCATTCGAAATTGGCTGTAGAAGATCCTGGCTATTTCGTTCCAAAAGCTGTTTTCCGAAATCATTCCTTTTCTATCGCGACTGTATCTGTAAATTCGGATGGTCTGGACTTGGAGTGTCTACAGAACACCAAGAGTACTGTTGTATATGTCACACCTTCCCATCAATTTCCATTAGGCTATGTTATGCCTGTGACAAAACGATTAAAATTAATTGATTGGGCAGAATCTGTCGGGGGAGTCATCATTGAAGACGACTATGATAGCGAACTGAGGTACTTCGGCAAACCAATTCCTGCGTTACAAGGATTACATCCGCTAGGGAATATAGTCTATGTAGGTACTTTTTCTAAGGTATTATCTCCTGCGCTTCGAATAAGTTATATGGTTCTGCCTCATCGATTACTAACTGTCTATCGTAGGTTATTCAGCGAATATTTTACGAATGTATCTCTATTAGAACAGAGAACACTGCAAAAGTTCATGGAACTAGGGTACTGGGAACGGCATTTGCGTAAAATGCGAACAGTTTATAAAGAAAAGCACGACGCACTTCTACAATCGATTCACCGTCATTTCGGCACTCAAGTTAAAATCATTGGTCAAGGAGCGGGGCTCCACGTTGTTATAGAGCTAGTTGATAATCCTCTCAGTGAAGAGGAGCTTATCAAGCGTGCTGTGGAGAGCGAAGTCCGACTATTCCCGCTCTCTAGGACTTTTCTTCACAAAAACGGTAATAGATCTCAGATAATGATTGGGTTTGGCGGCATGAGTATTGAAGAAATTGACCGAGGAATTGAACTATTATATCGTACTTGGCTGCAGGAAGTACCTTAA
- a CDS encoding sensor histidine kinase, with protein sequence MKLKIKLPLLFMLVFVLIIFPGAVFIKNFMPEKPKILKLPIMPVQLEVAFYLLILTGMVFAILAIYLHFNITKPLQLLNTRLKRVNISRPVILSSKRRDEIGELYNHFNEMEDRLYQAHKEQIGMIAAMAHDLKTPLTTINGFVELLALQKNLSEKETQEYYELILKKTKHIAELINTFSSYTKGEVELDALDMKSVPAQKLFASIATEYETELSGFDFELAWENSFKANQPIMIDEHMIRRVFGNLFSNAVRYGERKDLKVYMRGYVRGEYVFFQVEDNGAGVPEKELPLLFQKFFTVDKSRQNQNGGMGLGLASCKSIIEHHGGEISAFHSHYGGLGIRFALPLVK encoded by the coding sequence ATGAAGTTAAAGATCAAGCTACCGCTGCTGTTCATGTTGGTTTTTGTGCTGATCATCTTTCCGGGGGCAGTATTTATCAAAAATTTCATGCCGGAAAAGCCAAAAATCTTAAAATTACCCATAATGCCCGTGCAATTAGAAGTGGCCTTTTATTTGCTGATTCTCACCGGGATGGTGTTTGCCATTTTAGCCATCTATTTACATTTCAACATTACAAAACCCCTTCAGTTGCTTAATACCCGGCTGAAAAGGGTCAACATAAGCCGGCCCGTGATCTTAAGTTCAAAAAGACGGGATGAAATCGGAGAGCTATACAATCACTTTAATGAAATGGAAGACAGGCTTTATCAAGCCCACAAGGAACAGATCGGGATGATTGCCGCCATGGCTCATGACCTAAAGACTCCCTTGACGACTATCAATGGCTTTGTGGAATTGTTAGCCCTGCAGAAAAATCTTTCTGAAAAGGAAACCCAGGAATATTATGAGCTGATCCTCAAGAAAACCAAGCATATTGCCGAGCTGATTAACACCTTTTCTTCCTATACTAAGGGGGAGGTGGAATTGGATGCCCTGGATATGAAATCCGTCCCGGCCCAGAAGTTATTTGCCAGCATTGCCACTGAATATGAGACGGAATTATCCGGTTTTGATTTCGAACTGGCTTGGGAAAATAGCTTCAAAGCCAACCAGCCCATTATGATTGACGAACACATGATCCGCCGGGTTTTCGGGAATCTCTTCAGCAATGCCGTGAGGTATGGGGAGAGAAAAGACTTAAAGGTCTATATGCGGGGCTATGTCCGCGGCGAGTATGTCTTTTTTCAGGTGGAGGATAATGGTGCAGGTGTGCCGGAAAAGGAACTGCCTCTGCTGTTTCAGAAATTCTTTACTGTGGATAAATCCAGACAGAACCAAAACGGGGGGATGGGATTAGGTCTGGCCAGCTGCAAATCGATTATCGAGCATCATGGCGGTGAAATATCTGCCTTTCACTCCCATTACGGAGGATTGGGCATCCGCTTTGCCTTACCCCTTGTGAAGTGA
- a CDS encoding guanosine polyphosphate pyrophosphohydrolase, whose amino-acid sequence MKKLNDYLYSGDTVLKILQRYAEDLKQSAKETHNQIDLLHCNFLLQIAELLQHNEFLTSQSQRIREFYKLMANEYPFLAFTFKGRIKSLIRAEAKFNGYIVEYIYEYYIKHGNYPSLPELKNYLSCFRDLIAYRIVISLPKCHLKEGEICADEENKYLYDVANKLLGFLEERGFTAELSSFTGRKKSPFLKESVSPYYRDYVANPESSGYRSLHITFYDNIARCYVEVQLRTKEMDDFAEIGPANHLGYEKRQESERVKRDAIPKGENIYFDDAYERGIMLQQLELSKLDVNMFSAMNNSLINDGCGLYRGRLILPYEHLSKYQNDLID is encoded by the coding sequence GTGAAAAAATTAAATGATTATTTATACTCAGGCGATACCGTTCTTAAGATATTACAGAGATATGCTGAGGATTTGAAACAGTCGGCGAAAGAAACTCATAATCAGATTGATCTTTTGCACTGTAATTTTCTGCTTCAAATTGCAGAACTCTTGCAGCACAACGAATTTCTGACTTCCCAGTCTCAGCGGATTCGGGAATTCTATAAACTTATGGCAAATGAATATCCTTTTCTGGCCTTTACTTTTAAGGGCCGAATTAAATCTCTGATACGCGCGGAAGCAAAATTTAACGGATACATAGTAGAATATATTTACGAGTATTATATTAAACATGGCAATTATCCGTCTCTTCCTGAACTGAAAAACTATTTAAGCTGTTTTCGGGACCTGATTGCCTACCGAATCGTGATTTCTCTTCCCAAATGTCATTTAAAAGAAGGTGAGATTTGCGCGGATGAAGAAAATAAATATCTATATGATGTTGCCAACAAGTTGCTTGGTTTCCTTGAGGAACGCGGATTTACCGCAGAACTGTCTTCATTTACGGGTCGGAAAAAATCGCCCTTCTTAAAAGAGAGCGTAAGCCCATACTATAGAGATTACGTTGCAAATCCAGAGTCTAGTGGCTATCGTTCGCTGCATATAACATTTTATGATAATATTGCCCGTTGTTATGTGGAAGTACAACTTCGTACCAAAGAAATGGACGATTTTGCTGAAATTGGTCCTGCCAATCATTTAGGTTACGAAAAGCGACAGGAAAGTGAAAGAGTTAAACGAGATGCAATTCCCAAAGGAGAAAATATTTATTTTGATGATGCTTATGAAAGAGGTATCATGTTGCAGCAGCTTGAATTGTCAAAATTGGATGTAAATATGTTTTCGGCAATGAATAATTCCCTGATTAACGATGGTTGCGGCCTCTACCGTGGCAGACTTATTCTTCCCTACGAGCATCTTTCAAAATACCAAAATGATCTTATTGATTAA
- a CDS encoding VOC family protein: MKIKRIDHVSVNVNDLSAAKAFFLDLGLEVQGEWEMEGEWLGQVVGLTDVKTACVGLRTPDGQAWIELVKFHTPSDEQDFLKPLANTLGIRHIAFAVEDIEAVVAKLKTKGTEIFSEIHQYEESYKLCYVRGPEGIILELAEEIK, from the coding sequence ATGAAGATCAAGAGAATAGATCATGTGAGTGTAAACGTAAATGATCTTTCAGCAGCTAAAGCGTTTTTTCTCGATTTGGGACTTGAAGTGCAAGGTGAATGGGAAATGGAAGGAGAGTGGTTGGGTCAGGTAGTTGGGCTTACTGACGTTAAAACAGCATGTGTAGGATTGCGAACGCCAGACGGTCAGGCCTGGATAGAGCTAGTCAAATTTCACACGCCGTCAGATGAACAAGATTTCCTGAAACCCTTAGCAAATACGCTAGGTATCCGACATATTGCCTTTGCTGTGGAAGATATTGAAGCTGTTGTTGCCAAATTGAAAACGAAGGGTACGGAAATCTTTAGTGAGATACACCAATATGAAGAAAGTTATAAGTTATGCTACGTTCGTGGGCCAGAGGGAATTATTTTGGAGTTGGCTGAGGAAATCAAATAA
- a CDS encoding amidase domain-containing protein, which produces MKRLCFLLAVLLLTSIGTCPSALAVSYEFTNSNPNVNSELNRGNAADYAVDFARKPGNTDDYASYGSGTLGGDCTNFVSQVLRGGGMNFHGTKGSNIFTQDWYYYGPNIPPATQPRTSTWTGAHEFRKHWGTVDGVGGKKAYQMVKYTNLEASNNFDSIYTELWPGDIIQFTDANGLTGHSIVIWKYGMVDGVKTMNYAQHSTDNGTWDWALDLRTRLSNNKNNPGFTYTLKMRNGS; this is translated from the coding sequence ATGAAAAGGTTATGCTTCTTACTAGCAGTATTATTACTTACTTCAATAGGTACATGCCCAAGTGCACTCGCCGTAAGTTATGAATTTACAAATTCAAATCCAAATGTAAATTCTGAACTAAATAGAGGAAATGCGGCCGATTATGCGGTAGATTTTGCAAGAAAACCGGGGAATACAGACGACTATGCAAGTTACGGAAGTGGTACATTAGGTGGGGATTGTACAAATTTTGTCTCTCAGGTACTAAGAGGAGGGGGGATGAACTTCCACGGAACAAAAGGAAGTAACATATTTACCCAAGATTGGTATTATTACGGGCCTAATATTCCGCCTGCTACACAACCAAGAACTTCAACATGGACTGGAGCACACGAGTTTAGAAAACACTGGGGCACCGTAGATGGAGTTGGAGGCAAAAAAGCCTATCAAATGGTGAAATATACCAATCTTGAAGCAAGTAATAATTTTGACAGTATATATACTGAACTTTGGCCTGGTGATATAATACAATTTACTGACGCTAATGGTTTGACTGGTCATTCAATTGTTATCTGGAAATATGGTATGGTTGATGGTGTGAAAACAATGAATTATGCTCAACATTCTACCGATAATGGGACTTGGGATTGGGCACTTGACTTGAGAACAAGGCTTTCGAATAACAAAAATAATCCTGGCTTTACCTATACTTTAAAAATGAGAAATGGTTCATAA
- a CDS encoding dihydrofolate reductase family protein has product MRRVRYQVACSLDGYIAGPMDDFNWITPEPSFDFEALYTQFDTLLMGRRTYEIVSATGESFRGKQVIVASKSLRPEDHPEVEVVSEGLEARVRELRAQPGRDIWLYGGGELFSQLLTWNLVDTVEPAIIPILLGGGVQLLPPLGVRRNLALVGHRAYPGGMILLEYEVQQAANLPQGNQRAQLATS; this is encoded by the coding sequence ATGAGGCGAGTGAGATACCAGGTCGCATGTAGCCTGGATGGCTACATCGCGGGACCGATGGATGACTTTAATTGGATTACGCCAGAGCCCTCGTTTGACTTTGAGGCGCTTTATACGCAATTTGACACGTTACTGATGGGGCGGCGCACCTACGAGATCGTAAGCGCAACGGGCGAGAGCTTTCGAGGGAAGCAAGTGATCGTCGCCTCGAAGTCCCTGCGGCCAGAGGATCATCCTGAGGTCGAGGTCGTCAGCGAGGGCCTTGAAGCACGAGTTCGAGAGCTTCGTGCACAACCTGGTCGAGATATCTGGCTCTACGGCGGAGGGGAGCTCTTCTCCCAACTTCTCACCTGGAATCTGGTTGATACAGTCGAACCGGCGATCATACCGATTCTTTTGGGAGGTGGGGTGCAGTTGCTCCCCCCGCTCGGGGTACGCCGGAATTTGGCCCTGGTCGGGCACCGCGCCTATCCCGGTGGCATGATTCTCCTTGAGTACGAGGTGCAACAGGCTGCGAACCTCCCCCAGGGTAATCAAAGAGCTCAGCTCGCTACGAGCTGA
- a CDS encoding response regulator transcription factor: MEKTILVVDDDPDIVKLITKSLRLEQFEVIAAHSGPEALAVLKENPVDFIVLDIMMPQMDGLEVCRNIRNNYSIPILFLSARDRDIDKIIGLEIGADDYMTKPFSVQELTSRIKAHFRKFDRLYNEWKGLRQEVEPQRFPSPSPLILNQKTFEAYLDQEKIELSTKEFQILSFLMHHPNNVLTREQIYENVWAGEYGEINTVTVHIKNIRKKLGSKYDFIKTIWGIGYKYTEG, translated from the coding sequence GTGGAAAAGACGATTTTAGTAGTCGATGACGATCCAGACATTGTCAAGCTGATCACGAAAAGTTTACGGCTTGAACAATTTGAAGTGATCGCTGCCCATTCCGGGCCGGAGGCGTTAGCGGTACTTAAAGAAAATCCGGTGGATTTTATTGTCCTGGACATTATGATGCCCCAAATGGACGGTCTGGAAGTCTGCCGAAACATCAGAAACAATTACAGTATTCCCATTCTGTTTTTAAGCGCCCGGGATAGGGACATTGACAAAATTATTGGCCTGGAGATTGGTGCTGACGACTATATGACCAAACCCTTCAGTGTTCAAGAGCTTACTTCAAGGATTAAGGCCCATTTCAGAAAGTTTGACCGATTGTACAACGAATGGAAAGGACTTAGGCAGGAGGTCGAGCCACAGAGATTTCCTTCTCCTTCCCCCCTGATTTTAAATCAAAAGACCTTTGAGGCATACTTAGACCAGGAGAAGATTGAGCTGTCCACCAAGGAATTTCAAATCTTGTCCTTTCTCATGCATCACCCCAATAACGTTCTGACCCGGGAGCAAATCTATGAAAATGTTTGGGCAGGGGAATATGGTGAGATAAATACTGTCACGGTGCATATCAAAAACATTCGCAAAAAACTTGGCAGCAAGTATGACTTTATTAAGACAATCTGGGGTATCGGCTACAAATATACGGAAGGGTAG
- a CDS encoding radical SAM protein, which translates to MRYEGIVYRPPSEADSLLIQATIGCPHNRCTFCGMYRTKKFKIRPVADIKEDLKRAQELYGNDVESIFFPDGNTIVMKTEQLAEILEYAGRLFPRLFRMTMYGSAKFLKLKTLAELQRLRAAGLTRIHSGLESGDDIVLANIQKGFTAAEMIENGRKVKEAGIELSEYILIGIGGHERSQEHALESARVLNAIAPDFTRLRTYNPAEGTPLGEEYQQGKFRLLSPHAAIRETRLLVENLRGPGRLMSDHISNFAWINGELPADKPTMLAELDRLLNVSEDSFTRADPRYL; encoded by the coding sequence ATGCGTTATGAAGGTATTGTTTACCGACCGCCCAGCGAGGCCGACAGTTTGCTTATCCAGGCGACGATTGGTTGCCCGCATAACCGCTGCACTTTCTGCGGAATGTATAGGACTAAGAAATTCAAGATTCGTCCTGTAGCAGATATCAAAGAGGACCTGAAAAGGGCCCAAGAACTGTACGGAAATGATGTAGAGAGCATCTTTTTCCCGGATGGCAATACGATAGTTATGAAAACTGAGCAATTGGCAGAAATTCTGGAATATGCCGGCCGGTTGTTTCCCCGTCTTTTCCGGATGACAATGTATGGCTCCGCTAAGTTCCTGAAACTGAAAACTTTGGCGGAATTGCAGCGGTTGCGGGCGGCTGGCCTGACTAGGATTCACTCCGGTCTGGAAAGTGGAGACGATATCGTGCTGGCGAATATTCAAAAGGGTTTTACGGCGGCAGAGATGATTGAGAATGGGCGAAAAGTGAAAGAAGCGGGTATAGAATTGAGTGAATACATTTTAATTGGGATTGGCGGACATGAGCGTTCCCAGGAACATGCCCTGGAAAGCGCCCGGGTACTAAACGCCATCGCCCCGGATTTTACACGTTTACGCACATATAATCCGGCAGAAGGAACGCCTTTGGGTGAAGAATACCAGCAGGGTAAATTCCGGCTGCTGAGTCCCCATGCCGCAATCAGGGAGACTCGCCTCCTTGTCGAGAATTTACGGGGACCTGGTCGGCTTATGAGTGACCATATTTCCAACTTTGCCTGGATCAACGGTGAGCTGCCGGCAGATAAACCCACCATGCTTGCTGAACTCGACCGGTTACTTAATGTTTCAGAAGACAGTTTTACGCGGGCTGATCCCCGTTATTTGTAA
- a CDS encoding DUF2812 domain-containing protein has translation MGKIVKRLMLDDIYAIGRNESWFSGMASQGLHLKKFGRLFVDFEKGEAKETNYRIDYLKEAPAQEQLDVYHDCGWNFIANNGYFYVFFADEKAYTTELHTDPVEQGFTLSELNQRIKNNLIILSIAMLLFLGMMISIYSFNDEPFLLMMEGQFVQQIFLVLVELYLFYSIIRNYRVVRNLKQSLLRGTEIDHNQDYRKARLWGGILAGIFLPMALFTIIIPVVEIAQTKDYTLPEGNTNLPIIRLAEIEKSPGFRRETDFSGNNLDRANRVSCDWSLLAPVQYEIDEHGVVNGEVWEDNGGVYSPSITTRYYKLTFGSMAENLTLNLINRYVWRDNAEVKEVNQRSFDKLYMVEDGSRKQIFAYWDNQVIHVTYYGKERIEDIIPPLAQKIS, from the coding sequence ATGGGCAAGATTGTAAAAAGACTGATGCTTGACGATATCTATGCTATCGGCCGGAATGAAAGCTGGTTTTCCGGTATGGCAAGTCAAGGCCTGCATTTAAAGAAATTTGGGCGTCTGTTTGTTGACTTCGAAAAAGGAGAAGCAAAGGAAACCAACTATCGAATCGATTATCTTAAGGAAGCCCCTGCCCAGGAACAACTTGATGTTTATCATGACTGCGGTTGGAATTTTATTGCTAATAACGGTTACTTCTATGTCTTTTTTGCCGATGAGAAAGCATACACCACTGAACTGCATACTGACCCGGTTGAGCAAGGTTTTACCCTGTCGGAATTAAACCAACGGATTAAGAATAATTTAATCATTCTATCCATTGCTATGTTGCTTTTTTTAGGAATGATGATCAGCATCTATTCATTCAATGATGAGCCCTTTTTATTGATGATGGAAGGTCAATTTGTCCAGCAGATATTTCTTGTGCTTGTTGAACTGTACCTTTTTTATTCGATAATACGCAACTATAGAGTAGTTCGCAATCTCAAACAATCGCTGCTTCGGGGTACGGAAATTGATCATAATCAGGATTATAGAAAAGCCAGATTGTGGGGAGGTATATTGGCAGGCATATTTTTACCCATGGCCTTATTTACAATAATCATACCAGTTGTTGAGATTGCTCAAACCAAAGACTATACGCTTCCGGAAGGCAATACGAATCTGCCGATTATCAGGCTGGCGGAAATAGAGAAAAGCCCTGGTTTTCGCCGCGAAACAGATTTTAGCGGTAATAATCTGGACCGGGCAAATCGGGTTAGCTGCGATTGGAGTCTGCTGGCGCCTGTTCAATATGAAATCGATGAACATGGAGTTGTCAACGGCGAAGTGTGGGAAGATAACGGCGGCGTATATTCTCCGAGTATAACCACCCGATACTATAAATTGACCTTTGGCAGCATGGCAGAAAACCTTACTCTTAATCTTATTAATCGCTATGTTTGGCGTGATAACGCCGAAGTTAAGGAGGTTAATCAGCGGTCCTTTGATAAACTGTATATGGTAGAGGATGGTAGCCGCAAACAGATCTTTGCCTATTGGGATAATCAAGTAATCCATGTTACCTATTACGGAAAAGAGCGCATAGAGGATATTATACCGCCGCTTGCGCAAAAGATAAGCTGA
- a CDS encoding type II toxin-antitoxin system HicA family toxin, whose protein sequence is MKPRELENIVKADGWQYTDTKGSHKHYKHPSKPGKVTIPFHGKDLKTKTVNSILKQEGLK, encoded by the coding sequence ATGAAACCCCGGGAACTTGAAAACATAGTTAAAGCCGATGGATGGCAATACACTGACACCAAAGGTTCTCACAAACATTATAAACATCCCTCAAAACCGGGAAAAGTTACAATCCCATTTCACGGGAAAGATTTAAAAACCAAAACAGTAAACTCTATCCTAAAACAAGAGGGGCTGAAATAA